One Bombus pyrosoma isolate SC7728 linkage group LG9, ASM1482585v1, whole genome shotgun sequence genomic window carries:
- the LOC122571062 gene encoding SLIT-ROBO Rho GTPase-activating protein 1-like isoform X2, which produces MFQCIIQQRNGWIHPYNPDTKDVLPDIRLQLNEQLRCLDIRMEAQVAIVAELQDFFRRRAELELDYSKSLDKLARSIQLRHKEQKQKREHWPLFSSYACWQQLINETKSLSRDHAALSEVYSTHLVGRLNQVMEDVQRIYKRCREIGYETHEEILRVLDELHTTMKTYQTYQTGSRQAETKLRVAEQQRSKLEVANAPPEKLARSKKYKLMEKEVNKRKVKYQEAKLKALKARNEYILCLEASNTTIQKYFLDDLSDLIDCMDFGFHNCIARALLMHCSAEEGRQRSLQSGAEQLAACVGALDSRADKQRFLESHHSAFMIPKKFEFQGQRGDEVLETPEPELQKLLHAEMEQRLSQLQQRLTSLRTESEEVWKTLETAEASLLEMLTAKDYDCSRYFGENAVPTSRPPETVQIKLRADRQETEEFYLTKFREYLLGTSRIARLDAKQEYIRQSLLDGSTASPNPSISTTKQKQARRKRIGRLQMNGQPKLFGGSLEEYLESTNQEIPLIMKSCIRVINLYGLHHQGIFRVSGSQVEINNFREWFERGEDPLADVTDASDINSVAGVLKLYLRELREPLFPIIYFEHLMELAQLESKQEFVNKMKELISSLPRPVVIVMRYLFAFLNHLSEFSDENMMDPYNLAICFGPTLVPVPEDKDQVQYQNQVNELIKNIITFCEEIFPEDIGGTQYEKYISREPDDVDVGDSPTDQVQEDMDSEVYPSEDESENLEATAQFDFNARSERELSFKKGDTLTLYTQVSNDWWRGALAGREGLIPDKYIMIKIKDEEREKELLKSSSEESMRRRTSSSADSVLSSNNSPLMGPSGNPTTWPSNTTSDVQSTANIITTDNSSNSGVIPAVVTNAPCISAQPIISRESIDETKMECYSQSLLLQRIFFWLEECASRVAKVSTPEKEKHIFISDHRADTTPVIISNNAENEKISDFSESLQQRNEDTSEEAERISLMSLDSGSKRGTSRKQHWKSQSMGDTVQQTANSLQTSNTISQDEEPQEQPTFSANRELWQRRATSQTQLNPPAPPNHKIFRASQEFREMRQKHTPDLVMDLPLSAQDASKKSASSSSLSSSDEETPTQPSRAEAATSPTGGPESPDMSTAAERFAKQNQCTLKKNTKSNPDASKLKRMETEHDPEQESEEIVRSTSSNQISDSMPLRSPLPPRSTPKIVAKFADMHLTGGSQVSSFKPQIKVKPTILRKPVLPFPHPHMSPELARKIEKQAQSAEQTN; this is translated from the exons ACATACGGTTGCAGCTGAACGAACAGCTGAGATGTCTCGACATCCGGATGGAGGCCCAAGTCGCCATCGTGGCGGAGCTTCAGGATTTTTTTCGAAGGAGAGCCGAGCTCGAGCTCGATTACAGCAAGTCCCTCGACAAGTTAGCCAGAAGCATACAGCTCAGACACAAGGAGCAAAAGCAAAA GCGAGAACATTGGCCCCTATTCTCGAGTTATGCTTGCTGGCAACAACTTATCAACGAGACCAAGTCCTTAAGCAGAGATCATGCGGCTCTTTCAGAAGTGTACAGCACACATCTCGTCGGTCGTCTCAATCAGGTGATGGAAGATGTTCAACGGATATACAAGCGT TGCCGTGAAATAGGCTACGAGACGCACGAAGAGATCCTTCGAGTGTTGGACGAGCTACATACCACGATGAAAACGTATCAGACATACCAGACGGGGTCACGGCAAGCGGAAACGAAGCTTCGTGTGGCGGAACAACAACGCAGCAAGCTCGAGGTGGCGAATGCCCCGCCCGAGAAGCTCGCGCGTAGCAAGAAATACAAGCTCATGGAAAAGGAAGTGAACAAG AGGAAGGTCAAGTATCAAGAGGCAAAGCTAAAGGCGTTGAAAGCAAGAAACGAGTACATTTTGTGTCTGGAGGCATCCAATACGACAATACAGAAGTACTTTCTAGACGACCTATCAGATCTGATCGAT TGTATGGATTTTGGATTTCACAATTGCATCGCAAGAGCGTTGCTAATGCATTGTAGCGCAGAGGAAGGTAGGCAACGTTCGCTGCAATCCGGTGCTGAACAATTGGCAGCATGTGTTGGTGCTCTAGACTCGAGGGCGGATAAACAGAGGTTTTTAGAATCTCATCATTCTGCTTTCATGATACCTAAGAAGTTTGAATTCCAAGGTCAACGAGGAGACGAGGTACTTGAA actCCAGAACCAGAACTGCAAAAATTGTTACACGCTGAGATGGAACAAAGATTGTCCCAATTGCAACAAAGACTCACATCTTTAAGAACAGAATCTGAAGAAGTTTGGAAAACCTTGGAGACAGCAGAAGCTAGTCTATTGGAGATGTTAACCGCGAAAGATTACGACTGTTCCAGATACTTTGGTGAGAACGCTGTTCCCACCTCCAGGCCACCAGAAACTGTGCAAATTAAGCTCAGAGCAGATAGACAGGAAACTGAAGAATTCTACCTCACG aaattcaGGGAATACCTTCTTGGAACATCAAGAATAGCTAGGTTAGACGCAAAACAAGAATACATTCGACAAAGCCTGTTAGATGGCTCGACTGCTAGCCCGAATCCATCGATATCAACAACGAAGCAAAAACAAGCTCGGAGAAAACGAATCGGTAGATTACAGATGAACGGCCAACCAAAGTTATTCGGTGGCTCATTGGAAGAATATTTGGAAAGCACTAATCAAGAGATACCTTTAATCATGAAAAGTTGCATTAGAGTCATCAATCTATATGGTCTTCATCATCAAGGTATTTTCCGAGTCTCGGGCTCCCAGGtagaaattaacaattttcgGGAATGGTTCGAAAGGGGAGAAGATCCATTGGCCGACGTCACTGATGCATCCGACATTAACAGCGTAGCCGGTGTGTTGAAGCTCTATTTGAGAGAACTAAGGGAACCACTGTTTCCTATTATTTACTTCGAACATTTAATGGAATTAGCACAACTAGAATCAAAACAAGAGTTTGTTAACAAGATGAAGGAACTGATTTCCAGTCTTCCAAGACCAGTTGTCATAGTGATGCGGTACTTGTTCGCTTTTCTTAATCA CCTCTCAGAATTTTCGGATGAAAACATGATGGATCCCTACAACTTAGCAATTTGCTTCGGCCCCACCTTGGTACCTGTTCCAGAAGACAAGGACCAAGTACAATACCAGAACCAAGTGAACGAACTCATCAAGAACATTATCACGTTCtgtgaagaaatatttccagaAGATATTGGAGGTACTCAATACGAAAAGTACATCAGTAGAGAACCTGACGACGT AGACGTGGGAGATTCGCCGACGGACCAGGTCCAGGAAGACATGGACTCCGAAGTGTATCCATCTGAGGATG AATCAGAAAACCTTGAAGCCACAGCGCAATTCGATTTCAATGCAAGGTCCGAAAGAGAGTTAAGCTTCAAAAAGGGAGATACCTTGACTCTATACACACAAGTCAGTAATGACTGGTGGCGAGGTGCCTTGGCCGGTAGAGAGGGGCTTATTcccgataaatatattatgatcAAGATAAA GGACGAAGAACGTGAAAAGGAACTCCTGAAGTCGTCGAGTGAAGAATCAATGCGAAGAAGGACTTCAAGCTCTGCCGATAGTGTTCTTTCAAGTAACAATTCACCGCTGATGGGACCGTCTGGAAATCCGACTACTTGGCCCTCTAACACTACGTCCGACGTGCAGTCAACCGCAAATATAATCACAACAGACAATAGCAGTAACAGTGGTGTTATTCCAGCAGTCGTGACAAATGCCCCTTGCATCTCAGCACAACCAATCATCAGTCGAGAG tCTATAGATGAAACCAAAATGGAATGCTACTCGCAGAGCCTACTTCTCCAGCGGATATTCTTTTGGCTTGAG GAATGTGCATCTCGAGTAGCAAAGGTATCGACACCAGAAAAAGAGAAGcatatcttcatttctgatCATCGTGCAGACACAACGCCAGTCATTATTAGTAATAATGCTGAGAACGAGAAGATATCAGACTTCAGCGAGTCGTTACAACAACGCAACGAAGATACTAGCGAAGAAGCAGAACGTATTTCCTTGATGAGCCTAGACAGCGGATCAAAGCGTGGAACAAGTAGAAAACAACACTGGAAATCCCAAAGCATGGGTGATACTGTGCAGCAAACTGCGAATTCTCTTCAAACAAGCAATACTATCTCTCAAGATGAAGAACCTCAGGAACAGCCGACGTTTTCTGCGAATCGAGAGCTTTGGCAAAGACGAGCGACATCGCAAACGCAATTGAACCCGCCTGCGCCTCctaatcataaaattttccGTGCCTCCCAAGAATTCCGTGAAATGCGTCAGAAACATACACCGGATTTGGTAATGGATCTGCCTTTATCGGCACAGGATGCGAGTAAAAAGTCTGCTTCGTCGAGCAGTCTAAGCAGTTCTGACGAAGAGACGCCAACTCAGCCATCTCGTGCTGAAGCGGCCACATCGCCAACGGGCGGTCCTGAGTCCCCTGACATGAGCACAGCTGCAGAACGATTCGCTAAACAGAATCAATGCACTCTAAAGAAAAATACCAAATCGAATCCTGACGCGTCAAAGTTAAAACGTATGGAGACCGAACACGATCCCGAACAAGAGTCTGAGGAAATTGTTAGGTCGACAAGTTCCAATCAGATCTCGGATTCAATGCCTTTGAGATCACCTCTTCCACCACGTTCGACGCCCAAGATAGTGGCGAAATTTGCAGATATGCACCTAACAGGCGGCAGCCAGGTGTCCTCGTTCAAGCCGCAGATAAAAGTGAAGCCAACGATTCTCAGAAAACCGGTGTTACCATTCCCACATCCGCACATGAGTCCTGAGCTCGCGAGGAAAATCGAAAAGCAAGCGCAGAGCGCTGAACAAACCAATTAA
- the LOC122571062 gene encoding SLIT-ROBO Rho GTPase-activating protein 1-like isoform X8 produces the protein MEAQVAIVAELQDFFRRRAELELDYSKSLDKLARSIQLRHKEQKQKREHWPLFSSYACWQQLINETKSLSRDHAALSEVYSTHLVGRLNQVMEDVQRIYKRCREIGYETHEEILRVLDELHTTMKTYQTYQTGSRQAETKLRVAEQQRSKLEVANAPPEKLARSKKYKLMEKEVNKRKVKYQEAKLKALKARNEYILCLEASNTTIQKYFLDDLSDLIDCMDFGFHNCIARALLMHCSAEEGRQRSLQSGAEQLAACVGALDSRADKQRFLESHHSAFMIPKKFEFQGQRGDEVLETPEPELQKLLHAEMEQRLSQLQQRLTSLRTESEEVWKTLETAEASLLEMLTAKDYDCSRYFGENAVPTSRPPETVQIKLRADRQETEEFYLTKFREYLLGTSRIARLDAKQEYIRQSLLDGSTASPNPSISTTKQKQARRKRIGRLQMNGQPKLFGGSLEEYLESTNQEIPLIMKSCIRVINLYGLHHQGIFRVSGSQVEINNFREWFERGEDPLADVTDASDINSVAGVLKLYLRELREPLFPIIYFEHLMELAQLESKQEFVNKMKELISSLPRPVVIVMRYLFAFLNHLSEFSDENMMDPYNLAICFGPTLVPVPEDKDQVQYQNQVNELIKNIITFCEEIFPEDIGGTQYEKYISREPDDVDVGDSPTDQVQEDMDSEVYPSEDESENLEATAQFDFNARSERELSFKKGDTLTLYTQVSNDWWRGALAGREGLIPDKYIMIKIKDEEREKELLKSSSEESMRRRTSSSADSVLSSNNSPLMGPSGNPTTWPSNTTSDVQSTANIITTDNSSNSGVIPAVVTNAPCISAQPIISRESIDETKMECYSQSLLLQRIFFWLEECASRVAKVSTPEKEKHIFISDHRADTTPVIISNNAENEKISDFSESLQQRNEDTSEEAERISLMSLDSGSKRGTSRKQHWKSQSMGDTVQQTANSLQTSNTISQDEEPQEQPTFSANRELWQRRATSQTQLNPPAPPNHKIFRASQEFREMRQKHTPDLVMDLPLSAQDASKKSASSSSLSSSDEETPTQPSRAEAATSPTGGPESPDMSTAAERFAKQNQCTLKKNTKSNPDASKLKRMETEHDPEQESEEIVRSTSSNQISDSMPLRSPLPPRSTPKIVAKFADMHLTGGSQVSSFKPQIKVKPTILRKPVLPFPHPHMSPELARKIEKQAQSAEQTN, from the exons ATGGAGGCCCAAGTCGCCATCGTGGCGGAGCTTCAGGATTTTTTTCGAAGGAGAGCCGAGCTCGAGCTCGATTACAGCAAGTCCCTCGACAAGTTAGCCAGAAGCATACAGCTCAGACACAAGGAGCAAAAGCAAAA GCGAGAACATTGGCCCCTATTCTCGAGTTATGCTTGCTGGCAACAACTTATCAACGAGACCAAGTCCTTAAGCAGAGATCATGCGGCTCTTTCAGAAGTGTACAGCACACATCTCGTCGGTCGTCTCAATCAGGTGATGGAAGATGTTCAACGGATATACAAGCGT TGCCGTGAAATAGGCTACGAGACGCACGAAGAGATCCTTCGAGTGTTGGACGAGCTACATACCACGATGAAAACGTATCAGACATACCAGACGGGGTCACGGCAAGCGGAAACGAAGCTTCGTGTGGCGGAACAACAACGCAGCAAGCTCGAGGTGGCGAATGCCCCGCCCGAGAAGCTCGCGCGTAGCAAGAAATACAAGCTCATGGAAAAGGAAGTGAACAAG AGGAAGGTCAAGTATCAAGAGGCAAAGCTAAAGGCGTTGAAAGCAAGAAACGAGTACATTTTGTGTCTGGAGGCATCCAATACGACAATACAGAAGTACTTTCTAGACGACCTATCAGATCTGATCGAT TGTATGGATTTTGGATTTCACAATTGCATCGCAAGAGCGTTGCTAATGCATTGTAGCGCAGAGGAAGGTAGGCAACGTTCGCTGCAATCCGGTGCTGAACAATTGGCAGCATGTGTTGGTGCTCTAGACTCGAGGGCGGATAAACAGAGGTTTTTAGAATCTCATCATTCTGCTTTCATGATACCTAAGAAGTTTGAATTCCAAGGTCAACGAGGAGACGAGGTACTTGAA actCCAGAACCAGAACTGCAAAAATTGTTACACGCTGAGATGGAACAAAGATTGTCCCAATTGCAACAAAGACTCACATCTTTAAGAACAGAATCTGAAGAAGTTTGGAAAACCTTGGAGACAGCAGAAGCTAGTCTATTGGAGATGTTAACCGCGAAAGATTACGACTGTTCCAGATACTTTGGTGAGAACGCTGTTCCCACCTCCAGGCCACCAGAAACTGTGCAAATTAAGCTCAGAGCAGATAGACAGGAAACTGAAGAATTCTACCTCACG aaattcaGGGAATACCTTCTTGGAACATCAAGAATAGCTAGGTTAGACGCAAAACAAGAATACATTCGACAAAGCCTGTTAGATGGCTCGACTGCTAGCCCGAATCCATCGATATCAACAACGAAGCAAAAACAAGCTCGGAGAAAACGAATCGGTAGATTACAGATGAACGGCCAACCAAAGTTATTCGGTGGCTCATTGGAAGAATATTTGGAAAGCACTAATCAAGAGATACCTTTAATCATGAAAAGTTGCATTAGAGTCATCAATCTATATGGTCTTCATCATCAAGGTATTTTCCGAGTCTCGGGCTCCCAGGtagaaattaacaattttcgGGAATGGTTCGAAAGGGGAGAAGATCCATTGGCCGACGTCACTGATGCATCCGACATTAACAGCGTAGCCGGTGTGTTGAAGCTCTATTTGAGAGAACTAAGGGAACCACTGTTTCCTATTATTTACTTCGAACATTTAATGGAATTAGCACAACTAGAATCAAAACAAGAGTTTGTTAACAAGATGAAGGAACTGATTTCCAGTCTTCCAAGACCAGTTGTCATAGTGATGCGGTACTTGTTCGCTTTTCTTAATCA CCTCTCAGAATTTTCGGATGAAAACATGATGGATCCCTACAACTTAGCAATTTGCTTCGGCCCCACCTTGGTACCTGTTCCAGAAGACAAGGACCAAGTACAATACCAGAACCAAGTGAACGAACTCATCAAGAACATTATCACGTTCtgtgaagaaatatttccagaAGATATTGGAGGTACTCAATACGAAAAGTACATCAGTAGAGAACCTGACGACGT AGACGTGGGAGATTCGCCGACGGACCAGGTCCAGGAAGACATGGACTCCGAAGTGTATCCATCTGAGGATG AATCAGAAAACCTTGAAGCCACAGCGCAATTCGATTTCAATGCAAGGTCCGAAAGAGAGTTAAGCTTCAAAAAGGGAGATACCTTGACTCTATACACACAAGTCAGTAATGACTGGTGGCGAGGTGCCTTGGCCGGTAGAGAGGGGCTTATTcccgataaatatattatgatcAAGATAAA GGACGAAGAACGTGAAAAGGAACTCCTGAAGTCGTCGAGTGAAGAATCAATGCGAAGAAGGACTTCAAGCTCTGCCGATAGTGTTCTTTCAAGTAACAATTCACCGCTGATGGGACCGTCTGGAAATCCGACTACTTGGCCCTCTAACACTACGTCCGACGTGCAGTCAACCGCAAATATAATCACAACAGACAATAGCAGTAACAGTGGTGTTATTCCAGCAGTCGTGACAAATGCCCCTTGCATCTCAGCACAACCAATCATCAGTCGAGAG tCTATAGATGAAACCAAAATGGAATGCTACTCGCAGAGCCTACTTCTCCAGCGGATATTCTTTTGGCTTGAG GAATGTGCATCTCGAGTAGCAAAGGTATCGACACCAGAAAAAGAGAAGcatatcttcatttctgatCATCGTGCAGACACAACGCCAGTCATTATTAGTAATAATGCTGAGAACGAGAAGATATCAGACTTCAGCGAGTCGTTACAACAACGCAACGAAGATACTAGCGAAGAAGCAGAACGTATTTCCTTGATGAGCCTAGACAGCGGATCAAAGCGTGGAACAAGTAGAAAACAACACTGGAAATCCCAAAGCATGGGTGATACTGTGCAGCAAACTGCGAATTCTCTTCAAACAAGCAATACTATCTCTCAAGATGAAGAACCTCAGGAACAGCCGACGTTTTCTGCGAATCGAGAGCTTTGGCAAAGACGAGCGACATCGCAAACGCAATTGAACCCGCCTGCGCCTCctaatcataaaattttccGTGCCTCCCAAGAATTCCGTGAAATGCGTCAGAAACATACACCGGATTTGGTAATGGATCTGCCTTTATCGGCACAGGATGCGAGTAAAAAGTCTGCTTCGTCGAGCAGTCTAAGCAGTTCTGACGAAGAGACGCCAACTCAGCCATCTCGTGCTGAAGCGGCCACATCGCCAACGGGCGGTCCTGAGTCCCCTGACATGAGCACAGCTGCAGAACGATTCGCTAAACAGAATCAATGCACTCTAAAGAAAAATACCAAATCGAATCCTGACGCGTCAAAGTTAAAACGTATGGAGACCGAACACGATCCCGAACAAGAGTCTGAGGAAATTGTTAGGTCGACAAGTTCCAATCAGATCTCGGATTCAATGCCTTTGAGATCACCTCTTCCACCACGTTCGACGCCCAAGATAGTGGCGAAATTTGCAGATATGCACCTAACAGGCGGCAGCCAGGTGTCCTCGTTCAAGCCGCAGATAAAAGTGAAGCCAACGATTCTCAGAAAACCGGTGTTACCATTCCCACATCCGCACATGAGTCCTGAGCTCGCGAGGAAAATCGAAAAGCAAGCGCAGAGCGCTGAACAAACCAATTAA
- the LOC122571062 gene encoding SLIT-ROBO Rho GTPase-activating protein 1-like isoform X5 has protein sequence MFKLAGRQEWEALTKDIRLQLNEQLRCLDIRMEAQVAIVAELQDFFRRRAELELDYSKSLDKLARSIQLRHKEQKQKREHWPLFSSYACWQQLINETKSLSRDHAALSEVYSTHLVGRLNQVMEDVQRIYKRCREIGYETHEEILRVLDELHTTMKTYQTYQTGSRQAETKLRVAEQQRSKLEVANAPPEKLARSKKYKLMEKEVNKRKVKYQEAKLKALKARNEYILCLEASNTTIQKYFLDDLSDLIDCMDFGFHNCIARALLMHCSAEEGRQRSLQSGAEQLAACVGALDSRADKQRFLESHHSAFMIPKKFEFQGQRGDEVLETPEPELQKLLHAEMEQRLSQLQQRLTSLRTESEEVWKTLETAEASLLEMLTAKDYDCSRYFGENAVPTSRPPETVQIKLRADRQETEEFYLTKFREYLLGTSRIARLDAKQEYIRQSLLDGSTASPNPSISTTKQKQARRKRIGRLQMNGQPKLFGGSLEEYLESTNQEIPLIMKSCIRVINLYGLHHQGIFRVSGSQVEINNFREWFERGEDPLADVTDASDINSVAGVLKLYLRELREPLFPIIYFEHLMELAQLESKQEFVNKMKELISSLPRPVVIVMRYLFAFLNHLSEFSDENMMDPYNLAICFGPTLVPVPEDKDQVQYQNQVNELIKNIITFCEEIFPEDIGGTQYEKYISREPDDVDVGDSPTDQVQEDMDSEVYPSEDESENLEATAQFDFNARSERELSFKKGDTLTLYTQVSNDWWRGALAGREGLIPDKYIMIKIKDEEREKELLKSSSEESMRRRTSSSADSVLSSNNSPLMGPSGNPTTWPSNTTSDVQSTANIITTDNSSNSGVIPAVVTNAPCISAQPIISRESIDETKMECYSQSLLLQRIFFWLEECASRVAKVSTPEKEKHIFISDHRADTTPVIISNNAENEKISDFSESLQQRNEDTSEEAERISLMSLDSGSKRGTSRKQHWKSQSMGDTVQQTANSLQTSNTISQDEEPQEQPTFSANRELWQRRATSQTQLNPPAPPNHKIFRASQEFREMRQKHTPDLVMDLPLSAQDASKKSASSSSLSSSDEETPTQPSRAEAATSPTGGPESPDMSTAAERFAKQNQCTLKKNTKSNPDASKLKRMETEHDPEQESEEIVRSTSSNQISDSMPLRSPLPPRSTPKIVAKFADMHLTGGSQVSSFKPQIKVKPTILRKPVLPFPHPHMSPELARKIEKQAQSAEQTN, from the exons ATGTTCAAGCTCGCTGGACGACAAGAATGGGAGGCTTTGACGAAAG ACATACGGTTGCAGCTGAACGAACAGCTGAGATGTCTCGACATCCGGATGGAGGCCCAAGTCGCCATCGTGGCGGAGCTTCAGGATTTTTTTCGAAGGAGAGCCGAGCTCGAGCTCGATTACAGCAAGTCCCTCGACAAGTTAGCCAGAAGCATACAGCTCAGACACAAGGAGCAAAAGCAAAA GCGAGAACATTGGCCCCTATTCTCGAGTTATGCTTGCTGGCAACAACTTATCAACGAGACCAAGTCCTTAAGCAGAGATCATGCGGCTCTTTCAGAAGTGTACAGCACACATCTCGTCGGTCGTCTCAATCAGGTGATGGAAGATGTTCAACGGATATACAAGCGT TGCCGTGAAATAGGCTACGAGACGCACGAAGAGATCCTTCGAGTGTTGGACGAGCTACATACCACGATGAAAACGTATCAGACATACCAGACGGGGTCACGGCAAGCGGAAACGAAGCTTCGTGTGGCGGAACAACAACGCAGCAAGCTCGAGGTGGCGAATGCCCCGCCCGAGAAGCTCGCGCGTAGCAAGAAATACAAGCTCATGGAAAAGGAAGTGAACAAG AGGAAGGTCAAGTATCAAGAGGCAAAGCTAAAGGCGTTGAAAGCAAGAAACGAGTACATTTTGTGTCTGGAGGCATCCAATACGACAATACAGAAGTACTTTCTAGACGACCTATCAGATCTGATCGAT TGTATGGATTTTGGATTTCACAATTGCATCGCAAGAGCGTTGCTAATGCATTGTAGCGCAGAGGAAGGTAGGCAACGTTCGCTGCAATCCGGTGCTGAACAATTGGCAGCATGTGTTGGTGCTCTAGACTCGAGGGCGGATAAACAGAGGTTTTTAGAATCTCATCATTCTGCTTTCATGATACCTAAGAAGTTTGAATTCCAAGGTCAACGAGGAGACGAGGTACTTGAA actCCAGAACCAGAACTGCAAAAATTGTTACACGCTGAGATGGAACAAAGATTGTCCCAATTGCAACAAAGACTCACATCTTTAAGAACAGAATCTGAAGAAGTTTGGAAAACCTTGGAGACAGCAGAAGCTAGTCTATTGGAGATGTTAACCGCGAAAGATTACGACTGTTCCAGATACTTTGGTGAGAACGCTGTTCCCACCTCCAGGCCACCAGAAACTGTGCAAATTAAGCTCAGAGCAGATAGACAGGAAACTGAAGAATTCTACCTCACG aaattcaGGGAATACCTTCTTGGAACATCAAGAATAGCTAGGTTAGACGCAAAACAAGAATACATTCGACAAAGCCTGTTAGATGGCTCGACTGCTAGCCCGAATCCATCGATATCAACAACGAAGCAAAAACAAGCTCGGAGAAAACGAATCGGTAGATTACAGATGAACGGCCAACCAAAGTTATTCGGTGGCTCATTGGAAGAATATTTGGAAAGCACTAATCAAGAGATACCTTTAATCATGAAAAGTTGCATTAGAGTCATCAATCTATATGGTCTTCATCATCAAGGTATTTTCCGAGTCTCGGGCTCCCAGGtagaaattaacaattttcgGGAATGGTTCGAAAGGGGAGAAGATCCATTGGCCGACGTCACTGATGCATCCGACATTAACAGCGTAGCCGGTGTGTTGAAGCTCTATTTGAGAGAACTAAGGGAACCACTGTTTCCTATTATTTACTTCGAACATTTAATGGAATTAGCACAACTAGAATCAAAACAAGAGTTTGTTAACAAGATGAAGGAACTGATTTCCAGTCTTCCAAGACCAGTTGTCATAGTGATGCGGTACTTGTTCGCTTTTCTTAATCA CCTCTCAGAATTTTCGGATGAAAACATGATGGATCCCTACAACTTAGCAATTTGCTTCGGCCCCACCTTGGTACCTGTTCCAGAAGACAAGGACCAAGTACAATACCAGAACCAAGTGAACGAACTCATCAAGAACATTATCACGTTCtgtgaagaaatatttccagaAGATATTGGAGGTACTCAATACGAAAAGTACATCAGTAGAGAACCTGACGACGT AGACGTGGGAGATTCGCCGACGGACCAGGTCCAGGAAGACATGGACTCCGAAGTGTATCCATCTGAGGATG AATCAGAAAACCTTGAAGCCACAGCGCAATTCGATTTCAATGCAAGGTCCGAAAGAGAGTTAAGCTTCAAAAAGGGAGATACCTTGACTCTATACACACAAGTCAGTAATGACTGGTGGCGAGGTGCCTTGGCCGGTAGAGAGGGGCTTATTcccgataaatatattatgatcAAGATAAA GGACGAAGAACGTGAAAAGGAACTCCTGAAGTCGTCGAGTGAAGAATCAATGCGAAGAAGGACTTCAAGCTCTGCCGATAGTGTTCTTTCAAGTAACAATTCACCGCTGATGGGACCGTCTGGAAATCCGACTACTTGGCCCTCTAACACTACGTCCGACGTGCAGTCAACCGCAAATATAATCACAACAGACAATAGCAGTAACAGTGGTGTTATTCCAGCAGTCGTGACAAATGCCCCTTGCATCTCAGCACAACCAATCATCAGTCGAGAG tCTATAGATGAAACCAAAATGGAATGCTACTCGCAGAGCCTACTTCTCCAGCGGATATTCTTTTGGCTTGAG GAATGTGCATCTCGAGTAGCAAAGGTATCGACACCAGAAAAAGAGAAGcatatcttcatttctgatCATCGTGCAGACACAACGCCAGTCATTATTAGTAATAATGCTGAGAACGAGAAGATATCAGACTTCAGCGAGTCGTTACAACAACGCAACGAAGATACTAGCGAAGAAGCAGAACGTATTTCCTTGATGAGCCTAGACAGCGGATCAAAGCGTGGAACAAGTAGAAAACAACACTGGAAATCCCAAAGCATGGGTGATACTGTGCAGCAAACTGCGAATTCTCTTCAAACAAGCAATACTATCTCTCAAGATGAAGAACCTCAGGAACAGCCGACGTTTTCTGCGAATCGAGAGCTTTGGCAAAGACGAGCGACATCGCAAACGCAATTGAACCCGCCTGCGCCTCctaatcataaaattttccGTGCCTCCCAAGAATTCCGTGAAATGCGTCAGAAACATACACCGGATTTGGTAATGGATCTGCCTTTATCGGCACAGGATGCGAGTAAAAAGTCTGCTTCGTCGAGCAGTCTAAGCAGTTCTGACGAAGAGACGCCAACTCAGCCATCTCGTGCTGAAGCGGCCACATCGCCAACGGGCGGTCCTGAGTCCCCTGACATGAGCACAGCTGCAGAACGATTCGCTAAACAGAATCAATGCACTCTAAAGAAAAATACCAAATCGAATCCTGACGCGTCAAAGTTAAAACGTATGGAGACCGAACACGATCCCGAACAAGAGTCTGAGGAAATTGTTAGGTCGACAAGTTCCAATCAGATCTCGGATTCAATGCCTTTGAGATCACCTCTTCCACCACGTTCGACGCCCAAGATAGTGGCGAAATTTGCAGATATGCACCTAACAGGCGGCAGCCAGGTGTCCTCGTTCAAGCCGCAGATAAAAGTGAAGCCAACGATTCTCAGAAAACCGGTGTTACCATTCCCACATCCGCACATGAGTCCTGAGCTCGCGAGGAAAATCGAAAAGCAAGCGCAGAGCGCTGAACAAACCAATTAA